The following coding sequences lie in one Salvia splendens isolate huo1 unplaced genomic scaffold, SspV2 ctg245, whole genome shotgun sequence genomic window:
- the LOC121789461 gene encoding uncharacterized protein LOC121789461 isoform X1 has translation MAGSDSQKPLLTLIRDFTSEKSQGERRIVNQKKRIEELRSELDAANAELVEAKRDRENTDRELKGHEVELSMNEASLQALEARNALINSDVSALGGKLAELKSEENSLRDGFIARMLELNAEIRKFQEFIVSSSYVDKSAQATPTGEAGPLITHKQDGEQARLALKNELAQMVLHSDQEEQQYKAEKEMCSMLQEELSNLKRKAMLLESVIKESMELQELSKYPLSFVCCLLTWLVITESENGTRPCGLYPALIKAF, from the exons ATGGCGGGAAGCGATTCACAGAAGCCTCTCCTAACTTTGATTCGCGATTTCACCTCAGAAAAATCTCAAGGAG AGCGAAGAATTGTGAATCAGAAGAAACGAATCGAAGAACTAAGATCTGAGCTGGATGCAGCAAACGCGGAGCTTGTAGAGGCGAAGCGTGACAGAGAGAACACGGATCGAGAGCTCAAAGGCCATGAAGTAGAATTATCCATGAACGAGGCTTCGCTTCAAGCGTTAGAG GCCAGGAATGCTCTCATTAACTCTGATGTATCAGCACTTGGTGGAAAATTGGCAGAACTCAAG AGTGAAGAGAACTCCCTGCG GGATGGTTTTATTGCAAGAATGCTTGAGCTAAATGCAGAGATAAG GAAATTTCAAGAGTTTATAGTTTCCTCTTCTTATGTGGATAAATCTGCTCAGGCTACTCCTACCGGAG AAGCAGGACCATTAATCACACACAAGCAAGATGGCGAACAAGCCAGATTGGCTCTTAAGAATGAACTTGCGCAAATGGTGTTGCATAGTGACCAGGAGGAACAACAGTACAAAGCTGAAAAAGAGATGTGCAGCATG CTCCAAGAAGAGCTTAGTAATTTGAAAAGAAAAGCAATGCTTCTGGAGTCAGTTATAAAAGAAAGCATGGAGCTGCAGGAGTTGAGCAAATATCCTTTAAGTTTTGTCTGTTGTTTATTGACATGGTTGGTGATCACCGAATCAGAAAACGGAACCAGACCCTGTGGCCTATATCCTGCGTTAATCAAAGCCTTTTAA
- the LOC121789461 gene encoding uncharacterized protein LOC121789461 isoform X2, with product MAGSDSQKPLLTLIRDFTSEKSQGERRIVNQKKRIEELRSELDAANAELVEAKRDRENTDRELKGHEVELSMNEASLQALEARNALINSDVSALGGKLAELKSEENSLRDGFIARMLELNAEIRKFQEFIVSSSYVDKSAQATPTGAGPLITHKQDGEQARLALKNELAQMVLHSDQEEQQYKAEKEMCSMLQEELSNLKRKAMLLESVIKESMELQELSKYPLSFVCCLLTWLVITESENGTRPCGLYPALIKAF from the exons ATGGCGGGAAGCGATTCACAGAAGCCTCTCCTAACTTTGATTCGCGATTTCACCTCAGAAAAATCTCAAGGAG AGCGAAGAATTGTGAATCAGAAGAAACGAATCGAAGAACTAAGATCTGAGCTGGATGCAGCAAACGCGGAGCTTGTAGAGGCGAAGCGTGACAGAGAGAACACGGATCGAGAGCTCAAAGGCCATGAAGTAGAATTATCCATGAACGAGGCTTCGCTTCAAGCGTTAGAG GCCAGGAATGCTCTCATTAACTCTGATGTATCAGCACTTGGTGGAAAATTGGCAGAACTCAAG AGTGAAGAGAACTCCCTGCG GGATGGTTTTATTGCAAGAATGCTTGAGCTAAATGCAGAGATAAG GAAATTTCAAGAGTTTATAGTTTCCTCTTCTTATGTGGATAAATCTGCTCAGGCTACTCCTACCGGAG CAGGACCATTAATCACACACAAGCAAGATGGCGAACAAGCCAGATTGGCTCTTAAGAATGAACTTGCGCAAATGGTGTTGCATAGTGACCAGGAGGAACAACAGTACAAAGCTGAAAAAGAGATGTGCAGCATG CTCCAAGAAGAGCTTAGTAATTTGAAAAGAAAAGCAATGCTTCTGGAGTCAGTTATAAAAGAAAGCATGGAGCTGCAGGAGTTGAGCAAATATCCTTTAAGTTTTGTCTGTTGTTTATTGACATGGTTGGTGATCACCGAATCAGAAAACGGAACCAGACCCTGTGGCCTATATCCTGCGTTAATCAAAGCCTTTTAA
- the LOC121789461 gene encoding uncharacterized protein LOC121789461 isoform X3 — protein sequence MAGSDSQKPLLTLIRDFTSEKSQGERRIVNQKKRIEELRSELDAANAELVEAKRDRENTDRELKGHEVELSMNEASLQALEARNALINSDVSALGGKLAELKSEENSLRDGFIARMLELNAEIRKFQEFIVSSSYVDKSAQATPTGGPLITHKQDGEQARLALKNELAQMVLHSDQEEQQYKAEKEMCSMLQEELSNLKRKAMLLESVIKESMELQELSKYPLSFVCCLLTWLVITESENGTRPCGLYPALIKAF from the exons ATGGCGGGAAGCGATTCACAGAAGCCTCTCCTAACTTTGATTCGCGATTTCACCTCAGAAAAATCTCAAGGAG AGCGAAGAATTGTGAATCAGAAGAAACGAATCGAAGAACTAAGATCTGAGCTGGATGCAGCAAACGCGGAGCTTGTAGAGGCGAAGCGTGACAGAGAGAACACGGATCGAGAGCTCAAAGGCCATGAAGTAGAATTATCCATGAACGAGGCTTCGCTTCAAGCGTTAGAG GCCAGGAATGCTCTCATTAACTCTGATGTATCAGCACTTGGTGGAAAATTGGCAGAACTCAAG AGTGAAGAGAACTCCCTGCG GGATGGTTTTATTGCAAGAATGCTTGAGCTAAATGCAGAGATAAG GAAATTTCAAGAGTTTATAGTTTCCTCTTCTTATGTGGATAAATCTGCTCAGGCTACTCCTACCGGAG GACCATTAATCACACACAAGCAAGATGGCGAACAAGCCAGATTGGCTCTTAAGAATGAACTTGCGCAAATGGTGTTGCATAGTGACCAGGAGGAACAACAGTACAAAGCTGAAAAAGAGATGTGCAGCATG CTCCAAGAAGAGCTTAGTAATTTGAAAAGAAAAGCAATGCTTCTGGAGTCAGTTATAAAAGAAAGCATGGAGCTGCAGGAGTTGAGCAAATATCCTTTAAGTTTTGTCTGTTGTTTATTGACATGGTTGGTGATCACCGAATCAGAAAACGGAACCAGACCCTGTGGCCTATATCCTGCGTTAATCAAAGCCTTTTAA